Below is a window of Dictyostelium discoideum AX4 chromosome 1 chromosome, whole genome shotgun sequence DNA.
TTCTGTGACCAAGCAATGAAGTTGTTGGACCCTCTAATCTATTCTTTCTTGAAATTAATGGTTCACTCCAATATTCATCTTGTTCCCATTGATATCTTGGTAAAGAATTTGTTGTCtctttaaatgaattttgtTTAACATTATTCAAATGATGATCATTATTAACATTGTcacaaattgaatttaattgaaaattgaaaTCAACATTTACACCATTGAAGTATAATTGagaaacaaattttttatatgaattgTTTGAATTCTCTTTTCTATTCAATGGGCAAAGTACTGATGAAGAATTCTTGTTTGATGAtggaattgattttttaattaaactaaATAAAGTTGGATGTGGAGCAATTTCAACATAAATGACCTTTTGATTGGATGGATAATGTGATTTGATATATGATGTTATACTTTCGAttgttttttgaaataaaactGGTTCTCTAACATTATCATAGATATGTTGGGCTGTAACATGACCACTCAAGACTTGTCTACCAGTTACTGTTGAGAATAATGGAATTTCAGTTTCACCAGTTGATTGTAAATTTGAAAGTTCTTCAAACATTGAACCTTTGATAACTTCTTGGTGACTACTATGGAATGAACATGGTGATCTTAAGAATGTATTAAAGATTTGATTCGATTCATCGGATAACTTAATTGACAATTCTTTTAATCTTTCTTCATTACCTGTGACAACGATTGAATCTGGTGCATTGTAACAAGCGATTTCGATATCTGACCATTCGGCGCTAAATTGATCATTCCATTGTTTAAAACCCATTGAAACCACTAACATTTTACCTGATCccattgttttattttgatttgaacTTCTTACATATACTATTTTACAAGCGGTCTCTAAACTAATAATACCCGATAAATAGTAAGATGATACTTCACCAAAACTATGACCAACTGAAATTGATGGATAAATACCccaatatttgaataattcAACTAAACcaatttgtaataaaaacaatgatGGTTGTGCAACAATTGGATGattaattgaatcatcattatcatcaatctTTGATAatacatttaaaattgaataaccaaagtatttatataaaattgaatctaCATGATCAACTGTATTCTTGAATACATTTTCGCTATTATATAATGTTTTAATCATTCCATTCCATTGTGGTCCTTGTCcacaaaatacaaatactAATAATGGTTCAATATCATTTATAGTTGATGTAGTAGTTgtattgatttgatttgcgCTATCAATACCGcgattactactactactaccaccttCGCCATCTTTACTTTCGATTAAATTATGAAACTCATTTGATCCCTTTATAAAGGAATTCCAATCGTTTGCAATTGTAGTCATtctatttgataaattatattgtttagatttaatttgaaattttacaaaatcatcaaatgaaATATCTTTATGATAATTTGAATTCGtctttatcaaaattaaatatttatctaatgattttttagttttacttgaaattggtattaaataatctatattattattattattattattgttattactaaaaaataaataatgttaatggttgaacttttaaatataacttttttttaaaattttaaaaaattacttaccaaattgttgaattatttttaaaattattattatattcttgaattattaaatgacaGTTTGAACCTCCAAATCCAAAACTATTAATTCCAATATTTACCAATTTATCGGTTGGAAATTGTCTAATTTCTCTAATTACAGAGATATTATATTGATCGAATGGAATTGatggatttaaatttgaacaaTTAATTGATGGAACTAACATACGATTTTTAAGCATTAAAcaacatttaattaatgatgcaATTCCAGCAGCTGATTCTAAATGAccaatatttgatttaaatgatccaattaataatggttcTGGTGAGGTATTATCGTCATCGTCGTCGTCGTTGTCGTTACCATCAGtggaaaaattatttaattgattattgtttgaattgctaaatatttttgataaaGCTTTAACTTCAATTGGATCACCAACTGGTGTACCTGTACCATGAGCCTCAATGTAATATATATCGGATGGTGACAAGGACGCTTTCTCCATTGCTTTTGagatattaattgattgagcTTCACAAGATGGAGTAGTTAAACTATTCTTATCACCATTGGAAGCGCCGTCTTCATTGGAAGAAACTCCTTTAATTACGCCATATATTCTATCACCGTCGAGTTTAGCTTGTTCCAATGAtttcaaaacaacaacaccgGCACCTTCTGAACGTACATAACCCGAAGCTTGATCAGAGAATGAATTGCAACGGCCATTTTCACTTAATACACCTAATTTACTGAATGCCACACTTGTTGATGGATCAAAGAGTGCATTTACACCACCGCAAATTGCAATTTTACACTCACCCATTTGAATCGATTGAACACCTAAATTTACCGAAACTAATGAAGATGAGCATGCTGTATCAACGGTTATTGAAGGTCCACGGAAATCGAAACAGTATGAAATAcgatttgaatttaatgatgaatttgaaccCGTCATTGTGTAAGGTGATATTGAATAGTTATCTTGAAAACCTAACTTTGtataatcattattagaAACACCAATAAAAACACCAGTATTTGAACCACGTAATTCATCTGGACGAATATATGCATCTTCTAATGATTCCCaaacaattgataataataaccttTGTTGTGGATCAATAAATGGTgcttctctttttttttttttttttttttttttataaattttaaaataataagttggaaaaataaaaaaataaaaaaaaattaatattttaacccaataaaaaaataaaaaaaaaaaatgacttACTTTGGACcaattccaaaaaataaaggaTCAAAATTTTTCCATTctgaatcttttaaaaaaccaccaaatttatttttgattaatcCCATTTCTCTAAAAGATGTAGCCCATCTCTCTTTTGGAACTTGAGTAATAGCATCAAAGCCatctaataaattattcCATAATGACTCTGGATCGTTTGAGTTACCTGGAAATCTAAAACCAACTCCAATTACTGCTACATCTGAAGAGTTTGGTGATTggatttttgaatttttattcatttttttaatttaaaaaagaattgatttttttttttttttttttttttttttttttttttttttttttttttttttaaaaattgtttaaataaacgttttaaaaatataaaaacaaaaaataaaatgataaacgatttatataaatgatggaaatatgaaaaaaattgtaatttaaattaaataaacaaaacaaaaattttgaagttttgtttttttttttttttttaatttatttaattaaattattattaaattattattattatttttattattattattattattattattattattaaataattaacaaataaaaaaaagttgataaaaattaaaaagacaCACTTATTTAATacaatatttacaaattttagaAGGTATTatacaaaaaacaaaaaaaaaaaatacaatttttactattggtaataatttcTAAGTTGGTTAATTTATGTGCTATGGACGatggaaaataatatttaattttaaactaaaaaaagaaattataaaaataaatatataaaaaaataataataaataaaaatataaaaaaagaaaataaagataatatatAAAGGGTGGTGTGTGTTTAAatggaaatttaaaaaaacaataaaagataaaaataagatttatctaaacaaataatattttgataTTGACGCGTTATTTAgtattacaaatttaatattatattatattaattttttttttttatttttttatttttttattttttttttaattataaaaaaaattatatatggtatgaattataattataatttggaacgaaataaaaaataaattaaaataaatattaaatttatattatataaaaaaaaaaaaaaatttttgtgttttatataaataatttaaaaattaattaaatctaatgataatattttttttttttttttttttttttttttttttaatagtacAGTTGTGTAATGGTAGAAgtgataatattataatattataaatataactatatttattattattattatttttttttttttttattttttttttggaattaaataattttttttttttttttaatttatagtaaatgaaaaaaaattattttattaaaaaaaaaaaattttttactttatgattattatttttacaatgaatcttaaaatttttttttttttgaggaatgaaaaatttttttttttttttttttttttttttggatatttatacccaaaaaattaaatcaaatttaataaaaaaaaaaaaaaagaaaaaaaattaaaaaataaaaaaaaaaaaaagaaaaaaaaacaatttaactaaaaaaatgaatggaGTACAAAATTATGCAAAAGGTTTTGGTTGATAGTTTTGCAAAGGCCAGAAGAGTAAATtccaaataaagaaaaagggaaataaaaataaaaaaaaaataaaaaaaaaattaaaaaaaaatatattaataataaaaaccaaaaaattaatatataaaaaaaaaatctgatTAGTAGGTAACTCAACCTATCTACTGTTGGTGTTGGCACACGCACCACAAAATAAaggaatattttttttcacaaaagTAGTGCCTAACCTCACCAaaccattaaataaaaaaaaaattaaaaaaaaaaaataaaaaaaatgaaaaaaaaaaaaaaaaaaaaaaaaagtaaaatgtGAATGGAAGTGGttactaaaaaaaatgttggtATTGATTGGGcgagatatttttttttgacgtGAAAAGACTAAACTTGTATTGATCTTGGTTCAGAATacgttaatttttgaaaaaacacattaaaggaaaaaaaaataattattttaaattaaaaaaaaaaaattaaaaaaaaatataaaaattaaaaaataaaattaaaaaaataatctgcAAACGGAAAGTCTCTTTTTAGATTCAAATGCCTTTTggtggttttaaaaaaatattaaaaaaaaaaaaaaaaaaaaaaatatatttcaaaaaaaaaaagaaacgaTTCTTTAGTTTCTGAAATTGTGTAAATAAAaccaatgaaaaaaaaaaaaaaaaaaaataaacaatcaaatatttttttttttaaaaaaacagtttagaaaaaatattaaaaaatcatgttataccaatttattatttttggtggttttttttttttttttttttttttttctcattttccttttttttcaatcgATATTGAATTACTTAAaggtttcttttttattttattttttaatctttacACAAAAACtcattcttttaattcatttttttaaaaaaaaagatataaaatatCATGATTCCAATTGGTGTAGTGGAATGATGTGagtaaatatatttattttcattttttttttttttttttttttttattttttttttttaataatacttatcgtttttattttttttttttttttttaaaaccttataaaaaaatgtgtGGTTACATATACAATGATATTTTTGCTATAATttttccaaataaaaataaaaataaaattaataaattaaataaaataaataattaattggataattaaaaaaaaaaaaaattaatattaattaaaaaaaaaaaaaaaaagtaaaccCCAAATATCtgttatttaaattagaaattttagatgttatttttatatattttgttatatataaaataactTATCAACTATTTCGATTTGATTTGTATTTTATAGTTGGTTAGTAAAAacagaaatttttaaaatatgttttaatttaaataatattatactTAATTTATCTTCTTTGATTGGTAGAATAATACTTTGGAACCATCCATTTtctgtaaaaataaatttggtttatttttattaaatgtttaaaCATATcttggaaaaaataaaaaaataagataaaaataaaaaataaaaagatttaacCCCAACtatcaatataaattttaaaataaataataacaaataaatttaaattttgttttaaaaaataataataattatctgttctaaataattaaaaaaaaaaaaaaaaaaaaaaaaaaaatgaaaaaagaaaaagaatgaaaaaaaaaaaaaagaatgaaaaacaaatttggtccaattaaaaataaataaattttaaataacatgaacatttaataatatttatttaaaaataccaataaaaaaaaaaattattaaaaaaaaaaatcctttAATTTCCACTgataaaatcaacaaaatattaaaattatatataattttatgtTTCTATACATCTTACCAAACTCTAAATGACCAGTTAATCCTATtgaaaggtaaaaaaaaaattaaaaaaaaaaaaaaaagaaattaaggtaattgattttgttataaaattattttttttttttttttttttaattttatttttttattttttttttttgttaatttaattttgagaaaaaaaaaaaaaaactctttggttttcaatcattaatgaaataattttaacaaaACCCAAAGCCTGTTTAGTactaggttttttttttttttttttttttttttttttttttgaacttttaaaatttttatttaatatttctttgaaaaaaaaaatatcattgCACTTCGTCAAACTTTATAagcaaagaaaaaataatcttAAGTTCATTGAGAtgcttttttaaaaaattttactcATTGTGCAAATTAGCAGAatagttttgtttttgtgtAACGCAAAGTTGaatatctattttttcaATGGATAAAATGGCAAATTacaattttgaattttttttcttttgggattttttctttttttatttttttttttttttttggatatttttttactttaaaacaaaataaaatgattggATCAATGATTAGTTTGAGCTCGATTAAATCTtgggggaaaaaaaaaaaaaaaataaaaataaataaaaaaataaaaataaaaaaaaataaaaagaaaataaaaaaaaaaaaaaaaatgatattttattgACAATGTggttgtttaattttaacaatgaaaattttttttttttttttcacaaaaaaaaagaagagaaaataaaaaaaagaaaaataaaataagagaaaggaaaaaaaaagaaaaaaaaaaaagaaataaaaaaaaaaaataaaataaaaaaaaaaaaaaagaaataaaaaaaggaataaaaaaaaaaaaaaaaaaaaaagaaaaaaaaaaaaaaagaaagaaaaaaaaaaaaaaagaaataaaaaactaaataaaaaagaaaacaattttaaCTCCCAACCAAAACCATTttgatcaattttattattagttaattcattattagcTCAAgtatgaattattattattattattattattattattattattattattattattattattattattattattattattattattattattattattattattattattattattatttttattttttctcttcaattactatttttattattttatttttttttttttttttttttttttttaattctctattattatttttattatcattattattatttattttattattattactatttattattattaaagaaataaatattgatttaaaaaaataaaaaaaaatggactCGTAAAGCAATTGGAAAAATTCTTGTTGATGTCATCTTTgccattttaaaaaaaaaaataaaaataaaaataaaaaaataaaaataaaaataaaaaaaactaaaaaattgatataatttgattgacattcttttttttttttttttttttattattttttatttaattaataaactatttcattctttaattatttttttttttattatttttttattatttttttattatttttttattattttttttaatcactgTGATTACTTTTCTCATTAAATTtctctcaaaaaaaaattttcaagtGAGACAAGAGAGAAGTAACAGCTCtctaaaatttttagatttttttttttaaataaaaaaaaaaaaaaaaaattttaaaaaaaaaaaaaaatttaaaaaaaaaaaaaaaaaaatttttttttattattttattaagttTTACAACAGCcgtttatataatttttattcttattataactattatataatttttttatttttttttctcattccaactaaattactattatcctttataataaatttatatatatatattaaaaatggcCACAAAGAAAAAggttttattaaaagtatgtttatataataattttaatttatttcattttaattaataaaataaaaaaaaaaaaaaaataaataaataaataaaataaaaaaaaaaataaaaaaaaataaaaattaataactaataaaaaaaaaaaaaccaacttttttaatttacctATCTATTCAAATAGGTTATCATTTTAGGTGATTCAGGTGTTGGTAAAACATCTCTCATGAATCaatatgtaaataaaaaattcagcAATCAATACAAAGCAACCATTGGTGCTGATTTCTTAACAAAAGAATTAATGGTCGATGACAGAGTTGTCACCATGCAAGTAAgtttattctttaaaaaaaaaaaaaatgaaaaaaaaaaaaaaaaaaaaaaaaaaaatttcaaaaaactaacttatttctttttaactCATTTTCAGATTTGGGATACAggtaaatttcttttatatatatttatttatcattgttttctttttttttttttttttgttttcaaaatcaacattacatttattattgcaatttatttttagttatttcattttcagttttgcacatataaaaaaaaataacgaGTTTTAGTTAACCacacccaaaaaaaaaaagttgtttgaattttcaagaaaaaaaaaaaaaaaaaaaaaagatattatttttattttttttttttttttaaagtggTAAAAGCAACTTTGGGTTGTGgcatatgattttttttttttttttatccaaaattattgttaaaataatttatactaatttttttttaaaaaaaaaaaaattttatttaaaattatagcTGGTCAAGAACGTTTCCAATCATTAGGTGTTGCTTTCTATCGTGGTGCTGATTGTTGTGTATTATGTTATGATGTCAATGTTGCCAAAACATTTGAAAATCTTGATTCATGGAGagatgaatttttaattcaagcTGGTCCACGTGATCCAGATAATTTCCCATTCGTCGTTTTAGGTAACAAAATCGATTTAGAGAATCAACGTGTTGTTTCACAAAAGAGAGCAGCATCATGGTGTCAAAGCAAAGGTAACATTCCATACTTTGAAACTTCTGCCAAAGAAGCCATCAATGTTGAACAAGCTTTCCAAACCATTGCTAGAAATGCTATTAAATTAGAAGATGGTTTAGTTTTCCCAATTCCAACTAATATTCAAGTCATTCCAGAACCACAACCAGCTAAATCAGGTTGttgttaaattaatatttcataaaaataaataataataataaaaaaaaaaataaaaaaaataaaataattgtaatcaAAAgtctttttaataaatgataataatggtgatgatgataatgatgtttaataaagagattaaagtctttttaataaatgataataatggtgatgatgatgatgatgatgtttaataaagagattaaaatatttaaaaaaattattacccattttatttgattttatgaaTTGTTataatcataaaaaatatatatataattaaataatatattatatatatatatttttttttagaatataCAAAgattaatacttttttttatgaaataaataatataaattataaaaaatattaaaacaaaaaaaaatttaataaaataaataatttttttttttttttttattattattaccctTTTAAGTGAAAAATTTTACCCTTTTTGCCATTGCCCAATAAAgcacaaaataaaataaaaaaatcaatcaataataaaaaaaaaaaacagggTAAAAATGATGAgattttgtaataatatttttaataattttaattatcttGCACAATTTTTTtccaaagaaaagaaaaatggtaaaataaaaataattaaatcctcatcacaaaaaataaaaaaaaaaaaaacctagtCACTGAGGTCagcatttgaattttttgtctttataagaatttttttttttttttttccatacattattatatttttatttattttttcttatttttttttaattttttaattttttatttttttattttttaattttttaattttttattttttttttttatttttatttttattttttatttaactaCAACAAATCATATAtgtataaaatataataataattaaatttataaattcattgtataaaaaaaaaatcaaaagaagaaaaaaaaaaaaaaaaaaaaaaaaaaaaaaaaaaaaaaaaaaaaaatacacaaacaaaaataaaaattaaaaatgttttataaatataatgcTTGGGATCCCAAGTTAATTATAGGACAGATTTTATCAATACAatgtttatattatatattattagcAGGTATATTATACCTGTTAGATTCAATGTTTTCATCATCCTTATCATTAGAACAAATGTTTGAatatcaatcaatcaatactCATTCTCAAAGTGGTAGAGTTGTTATGACtgcttttttaattaattcattatttgggtaaatattaataatagcaataaccacgtaaatataattatagaaactaattcaattattattattattattattattattattattattattattattattattattattattattattattattattattattattattattattattattatttagttcattttgtttaaaatatatagtGGAACGATCAAAGAAATGTTTAGATCATTCAGCTACAGTTACATTTATACATTTTATTATAGTTTGGATTGTTTCAGGATTCCCAAAGACAGTAGTTTGGTGGgcaattcaattgattggtATGGTTATAATGGCAATGATTGGTGAATATTTATGTATGCGTAAAGAGTTAATGGATATACCATTACAAAGAGGAAAAGATTTAGATTCAACTCCAATCACAATTCCACCATCACCTCATACTTCATCACCAATTATGaatccaaaaaataatagtaatggaaATAGTggaagtaataataataataataatatctttagtaatagtataaatagtagtggtggtagcaGTAGTAGTATCAACAGTATTGGAAATAGTAATAATCCCTACCAACCAATCGAATTGGAGATTTTAACACATCAAGATAAACAGGATGAACATGATGATtgataatcaatttaaaaaaaaaaaaaaaaataaaaaaaattaaaaaaataaaaaaaataaaaacaagaTCGTACAAttgtaaatatataatatataataaattaggGAAAAACTatagtaattttaattttttaattttttaattttttttatttatttttttttattttttttttttttttttttttttggaaaagcaatcaaaagatcaaaaaaccattttttattatattatttttatttttatttttttttttttttgattaaattattttttttatttttttaattttgcgaaaaaaaaaaaaaaaaaaaaaaatgaaactcaatttcattttatatttttagagAACAATAAACTTCAAAAacatttattgtttttgtttttccaAAAACATTAAAACACACCACATCAACATAGACCCCCCCTCCACTTCTCCCATAacacaaaatataaaaattaaagaagatGTCAATTAAAACGCTaacattatataattttaatac
It encodes the following:
- the rab7A gene encoding Rab GTPase; translation: MATKKKVLLKVIILGDSGVGKTSLMNQYVNKKFSNQYKATIGADFLTKELMVDDRVVTMQIWDTAGQERFQSLGVAFYRGADCCVLCYDVNVAKTFENLDSWRDEFLIQAGPRDPDNFPFVVLGNKIDLENQRVVSQKRAASWCQSKGNIPYFETSAKEAINVEQAFQTIARNAIKLEDGLVFPIPTNIQVIPEPQPAKSGCC